A genomic window from Leptolyngbya sp. BL0902 includes:
- a CDS encoding gas vesicle protein, with amino-acid sequence MTTPAPRPQAARITTATQSSSLVDVLERVLDKGIVIAGDISISVGSTELLSIRIRLLISSVDKAREIGINWWETDPYLSSRAQELMQTNQQLLDRIEGLERELRSLRSAEPSTPSPNEGPTN; translated from the coding sequence GTGACTACCCCTGCCCCTCGTCCCCAAGCTGCCCGCATCACCACCGCTACCCAAAGCTCGTCCCTGGTGGATGTGCTAGAGCGGGTGCTCGATAAGGGCATTGTCATCGCAGGCGATATCTCCATCTCCGTGGGGTCTACGGAACTGCTGAGCATCCGCATTCGCCTGCTGATTTCTTCGGTGGATAAGGCCCGCGAAATCGGCATCAACTGGTGGGAGACCGACCCCTACCTCAGCAGCCGCGCCCAGGAATTAATGCAGACTAATCAGCAACTTTTAGATCGCATTGAAGGACTAGAGCGCGAACTGCGATCCTTGCGCTCCGCCGAGCCGTCCACCCCTTCGCCCAACGAGGGGCCAACCAACTAG
- the gvpA gene encoding gas vesicle structural protein GvpA has translation MAVEKVNSSSSLAEVVDRILDKGIVVDAWVRVSLVGIELLAIEARVVIASVDTYLKYAEAVGLTAQAAVPAA, from the coding sequence ATGGCTGTTGAAAAAGTAAACTCTTCCTCTAGCTTGGCCGAAGTTGTTGACCGCATCCTGGACAAAGGGATTGTGGTTGATGCGTGGGTTCGCGTTTCTCTGGTGGGCATTGAACTGCTGGCCATTGAAGCCCGTGTCGTGATCGCCTCCGTTGATACCTACCTCAAGTACGCTGAAGCCGTTGGCCTCACCGCCCAGGCTGCTGTCCCCGCTGCATAG
- a CDS encoding fasciclin domain-containing protein: MTTLSFSSLKRLTIGVIGVGALSLMAACGSSADMTTDATVSDEAPMAAEGSDYGATAGNTVVDIAASEDDFTILVQAIEAAELTETLASSTPITVFAPTNAAFEALPEGALEALLQPENQDALRQVLSYHVLPLEVPAAEVTTGEVPTAAGAPLTLVVDEATGTVMVNNAQVIMTDIMASNGIIHAIDQVVLPPDLSL; this comes from the coding sequence ATGACTACTCTTTCCTTCTCCAGTCTCAAGCGTCTGACCATTGGGGTAATTGGCGTTGGGGCGCTGAGCCTGATGGCGGCCTGCGGTTCGTCGGCGGATATGACCACCGACGCCACCGTCTCTGATGAGGCACCCATGGCAGCGGAGGGCTCAGATTATGGCGCGACTGCCGGAAACACCGTGGTCGATATTGCCGCTAGCGAAGACGATTTCACCATCCTGGTGCAGGCCATTGAAGCGGCTGAACTCACCGAAACCCTGGCCAGCAGCACCCCCATCACTGTGTTTGCCCCCACCAATGCCGCCTTCGAGGCACTGCCAGAGGGTGCCCTAGAAGCCCTGCTGCAACCGGAGAACCAGGATGCCCTGCGCCAGGTGCTGAGCTACCACGTTCTGCCCCTGGAAGTACCCGCCGCTGAAGTGACCACTGGGGAAGTCCCCACCGCTGCTGGCGCACCCCTCACCCTAGTGGTAGACGAAGCCACCGGAACAGTGATGGTCAACAACGCCCAGGTGATCATGACGGATATCATGGCCAGCAACGGCATCATCCACGCTATCGATCAGGTGGTTCTACCCCCCGACCTGTCTCTCTAG
- a CDS encoding Rieske 2Fe-2S domain-containing protein, which yields MTATSIPSDILREPMPQGLPAGGPDPNRFDVAEAWYPVAYVEDLDKALPTRFTLLDRGLVIWWDPKAATWHVFEDKCPHRLAPLSEGRVNEAGLLECPYHGWAFAGDGTCEHIPQQPADTQSQISSRACALALPATVRQGLLFVYPGKAENAPQVEVPIIGPVEEEPDGWVMLNTFRDLPYDALTLLENVLDASHIPYTHHKTVGNRENAAPMEMEVVESSKQGFRGLWPEGPRKGKLGTQHTTFVAPGLMYHDLTSQQFGRTLTVVYATPIRKGECRLFARFPFKFSSKLPGFFIKLTPRWFSHIGNNGVLEDDQIFLHIQERELEKAGAKPYAQACYLPTQADRYVLAYRKWLSDFQADPFPGQPLPPEQTKAALLDRYSSHTQHCGSCRVALKRIQTIRTGLLIGSAGTWSMIPLTVALAGHLPVWGGALLTGLPLIAGALWLWLGRLERQFSEGRALPPRNLS from the coding sequence ATGACGGCCACTTCCATTCCCTCGGATATCTTGCGTGAACCCATGCCCCAGGGCTTGCCTGCGGGTGGCCCCGACCCCAACCGCTTTGACGTGGCCGAGGCGTGGTATCCGGTGGCCTACGTGGAGGACTTGGACAAGGCCCTTCCCACTCGCTTTACCCTGCTGGATCGAGGGCTGGTGATTTGGTGGGATCCCAAAGCGGCCACCTGGCACGTTTTTGAGGACAAGTGCCCCCACCGCCTCGCACCTCTGTCGGAGGGTCGGGTGAATGAAGCCGGACTGTTGGAATGCCCCTATCACGGCTGGGCCTTTGCGGGGGATGGTACCTGCGAACACATCCCCCAGCAGCCTGCGGACACCCAGTCTCAGATTTCCTCACGGGCCTGCGCCCTGGCCCTTCCGGCGACGGTGCGGCAGGGATTGCTGTTTGTCTATCCCGGCAAGGCGGAAAACGCGCCCCAGGTGGAAGTGCCCATCATCGGCCCGGTGGAGGAAGAGCCCGACGGCTGGGTGATGCTCAACACCTTTCGCGACTTGCCCTACGACGCCCTGACGCTGCTCGAAAACGTCCTCGACGCCAGCCACATCCCCTACACCCACCACAAAACCGTGGGCAACCGGGAGAACGCCGCGCCGATGGAAATGGAAGTCGTGGAATCCTCGAAGCAGGGGTTCCGGGGGCTTTGGCCCGAAGGCCCGCGCAAGGGCAAACTGGGCACCCAGCACACCACCTTTGTGGCACCGGGGCTGATGTACCACGACCTCACCTCCCAGCAATTTGGCCGCACCCTCACCGTGGTCTATGCCACCCCCATCCGCAAGGGCGAATGTCGGTTGTTTGCACGGTTTCCCTTCAAGTTTTCCTCTAAATTGCCGGGGTTCTTCATCAAACTCACCCCGCGCTGGTTTAGCCACATTGGCAACAACGGCGTGCTAGAGGACGACCAAATTTTTCTGCACATCCAAGAACGTGAGCTGGAAAAAGCCGGGGCCAAACCCTACGCCCAAGCCTGCTACCTGCCCACCCAGGCGGATCGCTACGTGCTGGCCTACCGCAAGTGGCTAAGCGATTTCCAAGCCGATCCCTTCCCTGGTCAACCCCTGCCGCCAGAGCAGACCAAAGCAGCGCTGCTGGATCGCTACTCTTCTCACACCCAGCACTGCGGCAGTTGTCGGGTGGCGCTGAAGCGGATTCAAACCATCCGCACCGGATTGCTAATCGGCAGCGCGGGCACTTGGTCGATGATTCCCCTCACCGTGGCCCTGGCGGGACATTTACCCGTTTGGGGCGGTGCCCTATTGACCGGACTTCCCCTGATCGCCGGAGCTCTGTGGCTGTGGTTGGGGCGTTTAGAACGCCAGTTTTCTGAAGGTCGTGCCCTGCCGCCCCGGAACTTGAGCTAG
- a CDS encoding iron uptake porin translates to MSKLLWKALLAAPAAGAAFAVSSVAVAAESAPSMNVNFSAEPVQLAQITSVSELTDVSPSDWAFQALQSLVENYGCIQGYPNRTFQGNRSLTRFEFAAGLNACLDVMAVLISQSGIPPEELAAIRRLQEEFQAELATLRGRVDALEAETATLRAQQFSTTTKLRGQADGTIIAPFNSVNAPGVEDSFSFEGRARLNFDSSFTGNDRLRIRLQSGAGNNALAGFQGLANSGGDGNYDVTVDDFFYSFPLGNRVDVTLAARGLSGDDWVTSTIVPFDGPGVADASGPQFYDFGGSSAAGPGAGVNIAFTDSVVLDLGYSSGPASNNPAIGVFNSGSQSIIAQLNFVPEGPFNAALTYMRNNLSSQFVGGNVGYTNTYAGLVSFDFGRFFVGGHAAWQDFNGGDDFSWTAGAGLNDLFLEGSQLGVYGGQLPQVIGTSNPWIIEGYYEIPFNQFLTVTPALIAGDANIAGIDSRGLWGVIRTTFRF, encoded by the coding sequence ATGTCTAAACTACTTTGGAAAGCTTTGCTAGCCGCTCCTGCTGCGGGTGCAGCATTTGCCGTGTCTAGCGTTGCTGTGGCGGCTGAGTCGGCCCCCAGCATGAACGTCAACTTCAGTGCCGAGCCCGTCCAACTGGCTCAAATCACCAGCGTCTCTGAACTGACCGATGTGTCCCCCTCCGACTGGGCCTTCCAAGCGCTGCAAAGCTTGGTCGAAAACTACGGCTGTATTCAGGGCTACCCCAACCGCACCTTCCAAGGCAACCGCAGCCTGACTCGTTTCGAGTTTGCCGCTGGTCTGAACGCCTGTTTGGATGTGATGGCGGTGCTGATTTCCCAGTCCGGCATTCCTCCCGAAGAACTGGCGGCTATCCGTCGTCTGCAAGAAGAATTCCAAGCTGAACTGGCTACCCTGCGCGGTCGCGTGGATGCTCTGGAAGCTGAAACCGCTACCCTCCGTGCCCAGCAGTTCTCCACCACCACCAAACTGCGCGGTCAAGCCGATGGCACCATCATCGCGCCCTTCAACAGCGTGAATGCCCCTGGTGTGGAAGACAGCTTCAGCTTTGAAGGTCGGGCTCGCCTGAACTTTGACTCTAGCTTCACCGGAAACGACCGTCTGCGGATTCGTCTGCAAAGCGGCGCTGGCAACAACGCCCTGGCTGGATTCCAAGGTCTGGCTAACAGTGGTGGTGATGGCAACTACGATGTCACCGTTGACGACTTCTTCTACAGCTTCCCCCTCGGCAACCGGGTAGACGTGACCCTAGCCGCGCGTGGTTTGTCTGGTGATGATTGGGTGACGAGCACCATCGTTCCCTTCGATGGCCCCGGTGTTGCCGATGCTAGTGGTCCTCAATTCTACGACTTTGGCGGTAGCTCTGCTGCTGGTCCTGGTGCAGGCGTCAACATTGCCTTCACCGATAGCGTTGTCCTGGATTTGGGCTATAGCTCTGGCCCTGCCTCCAATAACCCCGCCATCGGCGTGTTTAACTCCGGTAGCCAAAGCATCATTGCCCAGTTGAACTTCGTCCCCGAAGGCCCCTTCAACGCGGCTCTGACCTACATGCGGAACAACCTGTCCTCTCAGTTTGTTGGTGGAAACGTTGGCTACACCAATACCTACGCTGGTCTGGTTAGCTTCGACTTCGGTCGCTTCTTCGTGGGTGGCCATGCCGCTTGGCAAGACTTCAACGGTGGCGATGACTTCAGCTGGACGGCTGGCGCTGGGCTGAACGACCTCTTCCTCGAAGGGTCTCAGCTGGGTGTTTACGGTGGTCAACTGCCTCAAGTGATCGGTACCTCCAATCCCTGGATCATTGAAGGTTACTACGAAATTCCCTTCAACCAGTTCCTGACCGTTACCCCCGCGCTGATCGCTGGCGATGCTAACATCGCTGGTATTGATAGCCGTGGTCTCTGGGGTGTCATCCGTACCACCTTCCGCTTCTAG
- a CDS encoding trans-sulfuration enzyme family protein codes for MHFETELVHSGRAIDPATGALVSPIHLSTTFERGVDGSYPHGYVYGRSGNPNRQMLETALAKLELGCDAAVFGSGSAATFTLLQALRAGDHVVAPQNVYFGIQEILAKILAPWGLQYTLVDTTDLAAVAAAIQANTRLILVETPSNPQLAVTDIQAVADLAHQANAYLACDSTIPSPVLQQPLEHGADFVIHATTKYLAGHSDVIGGAVITKDPNPLFDQLRLIQGVGGAIPSPFDCWLTLRGLSTLALRVQAQSQSALTLAQWLANHPAIDRVLYPGLADHPGHSIAQRQMTGGYGGVLSILVSGGQAAALAVTAKTQLFVRATSFGGPHSTLEHRASIEAPGSQTPVNLLRLSIGLEHPQDLMADLDQALRG; via the coding sequence ATGCATTTTGAGACAGAGCTTGTTCATAGCGGCAGGGCGATTGACCCCGCTACGGGAGCGTTAGTATCCCCCATCCACCTCTCCACTACCTTCGAGCGAGGGGTAGATGGCTCCTACCCCCATGGGTATGTCTACGGGCGCAGTGGCAATCCTAACCGTCAGATGTTGGAAACAGCTTTGGCAAAACTAGAGTTGGGATGTGATGCCGCCGTGTTTGGGTCGGGGTCAGCCGCTACCTTTACGCTGCTGCAAGCGCTTAGGGCTGGGGATCACGTGGTGGCTCCCCAAAATGTCTACTTTGGCATTCAAGAAATTTTGGCCAAAATCCTGGCTCCTTGGGGATTGCAATACACCTTGGTAGATACGACAGATCTGGCAGCGGTGGCGGCAGCTATCCAGGCCAATACCCGCCTCATTTTGGTAGAAACACCGTCCAACCCCCAATTGGCTGTGACGGATATTCAGGCCGTGGCCGACCTAGCCCATCAGGCAAACGCCTATCTCGCTTGCGACAGCACGATTCCGTCCCCAGTCCTGCAACAGCCCTTAGAGCATGGCGCAGACTTCGTCATCCACGCCACGACTAAATATTTGGCAGGCCATAGCGATGTCATTGGTGGCGCTGTGATTACCAAGGATCCTAATCCACTGTTCGACCAACTGCGGCTAATCCAAGGGGTGGGCGGTGCAATTCCCTCTCCCTTCGACTGCTGGCTGACCCTGCGCGGGCTGTCTACCCTAGCGCTCCGGGTGCAGGCCCAAAGCCAGTCAGCTTTAACTTTGGCCCAATGGCTAGCCAATCACCCCGCTATTGATCGGGTGCTCTATCCGGGACTAGCAGATCATCCCGGTCACAGCATTGCCCAGCGACAAATGACAGGCGGCTATGGCGGGGTGCTGTCTATTTTGGTAAGCGGAGGACAGGCAGCGGCCCTTGCTGTGACAGCCAAGACCCAGCTTTTTGTCCGCGCCACAAGTTTTGGTGGCCCCCACAGCACCTTAGAACACCGGGCTTCCATCGAGGCACCGGGTAGCCAGACGCCCGTCAATTTGCTGCGCCTTTCCATTGGCCTGGAGCATCCCCAAGACTTGATGGCTGACTTAGATCAGGCTTTACGTGGTTAA
- a CDS encoding iron uptake porin → MSKLLWKALLAAPAAGAAFAVSSVAVAAETAPNLNLSVQAEPIQLAQITSVSELTDVSPSDWAFQALQSLVENYGCIQGYPNRTFQGNRSLTRFEFAAGLNACLDVMAVLISQSGIPPEELAAIRRLQEEFQAELATLRGRVDALEAETATLRAQQFSTTTKLRGQADGQLIVPFDSMEVPSVQDSFSFEGRARLNFDSSFTGQDRLRIRLQSSSGNSALNPAFGGLANSSGTVTGTSFDVIVDDFFYRFPVTNRITATLAARGMQGNDWVTSTIVPYDGPAVADASGPQFYDRGGITSNAVGGGVNISFTDSIVLDLGYSSAYGNAGSPAVGVFDSRTPQSIIAQLNFIPEGPFNAALVYMMNNRSSTFALDNTGIGAPGGKTNTYAGLVSFDFGSFFVGGHGAFQDFQGGDDFNWTAGGGFNDLFIEGSQLGVYGGQLPQMRGYTGNPWLVEGYYQLPVSQFLTITPAIIYGDANPVAAGDDRGLWGVIRTTFRF, encoded by the coding sequence ATGTCTAAACTTCTGTGGAAAGCTTTGCTAGCTGCTCCCGCTGCGGGTGCTGCTTTCGCTGTGTCTAGCGTTGCCGTTGCCGCTGAGACTGCCCCTAACCTGAACCTAAGCGTTCAGGCTGAGCCCATCCAACTGGCTCAAATCACCAGCGTCTCTGAACTGACCGATGTGTCCCCCTCCGACTGGGCCTTCCAAGCGCTGCAAAGCTTGGTCGAAAACTACGGCTGTATTCAGGGCTACCCCAACCGCACCTTCCAAGGCAACCGCAGCCTGACTCGTTTCGAGTTTGCCGCTGGTCTGAACGCCTGTTTGGATGTGATGGCGGTGCTGATTTCCCAGTCCGGCATTCCTCCCGAAGAACTGGCGGCCATCCGTCGTCTGCAAGAAGAATTCCAAGCTGAACTGGCTACCCTGCGCGGTCGTGTGGATGCCCTGGAAGCTGAAACCGCTACCCTCCGTGCCCAGCAGTTCTCCACCACCACCAAACTGCGGGGGCAGGCCGATGGTCAACTCATCGTGCCCTTCGACAGCATGGAAGTTCCGAGCGTGCAAGACAGCTTCAGCTTTGAAGGTCGGGCTCGCCTGAACTTTGACTCCAGCTTCACCGGGCAGGATCGCCTGCGGATCCGCCTCCAGTCATCCAGCGGCAACAGCGCCCTCAACCCCGCCTTCGGTGGATTGGCCAACTCCAGCGGCACCGTCACCGGAACCTCCTTTGACGTTATCGTTGATGACTTCTTCTACCGCTTCCCTGTCACCAACCGCATCACCGCTACCCTAGCTGCTCGTGGGATGCAGGGTAATGACTGGGTGACGAGCACCATCGTTCCCTACGATGGCCCCGCCGTCGCCGATGCCAGCGGCCCCCAATTTTATGACCGGGGCGGCATCACCTCCAACGCCGTGGGTGGTGGCGTCAACATTTCCTTCACCGATAGCATTGTGCTGGATTTGGGCTACAGCTCGGCCTACGGTAACGCCGGAAGTCCTGCCGTTGGTGTCTTTGACTCTCGCACCCCCCAAAGCATCATTGCTCAGTTGAACTTCATTCCCGAAGGCCCCTTCAACGCCGCGTTGGTCTACATGATGAACAACCGTTCTTCCACCTTTGCCCTCGACAACACGGGCATCGGGGCACCAGGGGGTAAAACCAACACCTACGCAGGGCTGGTCAGCTTCGACTTTGGCAGCTTCTTTGTGGGTGGCCATGGGGCCTTCCAAGACTTCCAGGGTGGAGACGACTTTAACTGGACCGCTGGTGGCGGCTTCAACGATCTCTTCATCGAAGGATCCCAACTTGGCGTGTACGGTGGTCAACTGCCTCAAATGCGCGGCTACACTGGCAACCCCTGGCTGGTGGAAGGCTACTACCAACTTCCCGTCAGCCAATTCCTGACCATTACCCCCGCCATCATCTATGGGGATGCAAACCCCGTAGCGGCTGGAGACGACCGGGGGCTGTGGGGCGTTATCCGCACCACCTTCCGCTTCTAG
- a CDS encoding class I SAM-dependent methyltransferase, whose translation MTVTSAPSLTSALVNQVLAIKPLWAVAKGRARAMMVKRAAAIGVSWEGRVAELRTRQEGVSGSVDLSPQWQADLEAIQNPTLQYPDYYTTSFHAYDEGNLGWQPAMEVEVAAMAVHAKLWPGAGASGDAQLRQSYHNVLTAQLSQVPQSIVDLGCGVGMSTETLQALYPQANVIGVDLSPYFLAVAQYRQQERQEAQPPAITWHHAAAEDTGLPAASYDLVSACLMFHELPQTAARAIVQEAHRLLKPGGHFAIMDMNPQSEVYKKMPAFVLTLLKSTEPYLDEYFALDMAAEFESAGFEPPSMTQNSARHRVMVGCKPL comes from the coding sequence ATGACTGTGACCTCTGCCCCTAGTCTTACCTCGGCCCTGGTTAACCAAGTGCTGGCCATCAAACCCCTGTGGGCGGTGGCCAAGGGTCGCGCCCGCGCCATGATGGTGAAACGGGCAGCGGCCATTGGCGTGTCCTGGGAAGGAAGGGTGGCCGAATTGCGGACTCGCCAGGAAGGTGTATCGGGATCCGTAGACCTCTCGCCCCAGTGGCAGGCGGATTTGGAGGCCATCCAAAACCCCACCCTGCAATATCCTGACTACTACACCACCAGTTTTCATGCCTACGACGAAGGCAACCTCGGCTGGCAACCTGCGATGGAAGTGGAAGTGGCCGCCATGGCTGTCCATGCCAAGCTGTGGCCGGGGGCTGGAGCCAGCGGCGATGCCCAACTTCGCCAGAGCTACCACAATGTGTTGACGGCTCAGTTATCCCAAGTTCCCCAGTCCATTGTGGATTTAGGCTGCGGTGTGGGCATGAGCACCGAAACCCTGCAAGCCCTCTATCCCCAGGCCAACGTCATCGGGGTGGATCTGTCTCCCTACTTTTTGGCCGTGGCCCAATATCGCCAGCAGGAACGCCAGGAAGCTCAGCCCCCTGCGATCACCTGGCACCATGCCGCCGCTGAGGATACGGGACTCCCCGCTGCTTCCTACGACCTGGTTTCCGCCTGTTTGATGTTCCACGAATTACCCCAAACCGCTGCCCGCGCCATTGTGCAAGAGGCCCATCGGCTGCTGAAACCCGGTGGCCATTTCGCCATCATGGATATGAACCCGCAGTCCGAGGTGTACAAGAAAATGCCCGCCTTCGTGCTCACGCTGCTGAAAAGCACCGAGCCCTACCTCGATGAATACTTTGCCCTAGACATGGCCGCCGAGTTTGAGTCCGCTGGCTTCGAGCCGCCCAGCATGACCCAAAACAGCGCTCGTCACCGGGTGATGGTGGGCTGCAAACCGCTGTAA
- a CDS encoding tetratricopeptide repeat protein — protein MDSPIVDRLLDALKAADPQHRETATEQLWQLWFNQKGAQGFRNLQHSQALMDKGYLTDAEALLSQIIADLPDFAEAWNRRAVLYYMQDRYLEAIADCQRVIELVPYHFGALHGLGLCHAALGQYPQAIQAFRQAIAVQPYAITNQRLLLEYTARLS, from the coding sequence ATGGATTCCCCCATTGTTGACCGCTTGCTGGATGCGCTGAAGGCCGCTGACCCCCAGCACCGGGAAACCGCCACCGAGCAGCTTTGGCAACTGTGGTTCAACCAAAAGGGTGCCCAGGGCTTTCGCAATCTCCAGCACAGCCAAGCCCTGATGGACAAAGGCTACCTCACCGATGCCGAGGCCCTGCTGTCTCAGATCATCGCCGACCTCCCCGACTTTGCCGAAGCCTGGAACCGTCGGGCCGTCCTCTACTATATGCAAGACCGCTACCTGGAAGCCATTGCTGACTGTCAACGGGTGATCGAGCTGGTTCCCTACCACTTTGGGGCGTTACACGGGTTGGGGCTGTGCCATGCGGCCCTGGGGCAATATCCCCAAGCGATCCAAGCCTTTCGCCAAGCTATCGCCGTCCAGCCCTACGCCATCACCAACCAGCGCCTTTTGCTAGAATACACCGCCCGCCTGAGCTAG
- the gvpN gene encoding gas vesicle protein GvpN — MNTVLQARPRNFVSTPTLERTAFRTLRYLKSGYSVHLKGPAGTGKTTLALHLADLLGRPIMLLFGDDEFKTSDLIGSQSGYTRKKVVDNYIHSVMKVEDELRHNWIDSRLTLACREGFTLVYDEFNRSRPEVNNVLLSALEEKLLVLPPTQNRSEYIRVSPHFRAIFTSNPEEYCGVHGTQDALQDRLITINMPEPDELAQQQILTQKVGLDPIAATQIVRIVRMFQADAAPDMVSSLRPSLMIATICNDHGIIPLAENPDFRDVCSDILLTRSKHPLPEATRRLWELFNQFVASQVGVAEQLQGGQAQRIVRLHGEDDSEDVPPVDNAAIEEPPVLEEPPVEDPVLETPVLEETPVEEPVLEEPAVEEAILEEPVLEEPIQEALTQDEPVLEEPVLEAPVLEEPVLETAAPVLEEAVIEPEPATEEVVAVEAVAPPLEAVQEIPAFEETVAGSAVLEEPAPEELAAEELAVEEPAAETSDLTEPVGMEIPITEVALEEPALEEAVLEETTLEEDEPIAAEATLEDAVIEELAVFESSILQEEVFWDESSQEAVFLEDEPFLEEASQEQPVFEEQPFPEDEPQENLTFTEAAFLEEPAPADADLIPQSLDEGMGETIAADDASASFATGETVVDTISLATQETFVAAPVVTVAAAEPEAFAPVMVDSPANGNGLANGNGAATQPSPPTESPIEERIFNFLDTVGSASFSRIETDLGLTRFQVVNALKSLLDQGLIEKGADGQRPSVYQIRAEYQELL; from the coding sequence GTGAACACCGTCCTACAAGCCCGCCCCCGGAACTTTGTTTCGACCCCCACCCTAGAACGAACCGCCTTTCGCACCCTGCGCTACCTCAAGTCGGGGTATTCCGTTCACCTCAAAGGGCCAGCCGGAACGGGCAAAACCACCCTGGCCCTGCACCTGGCCGATCTCCTCGGTCGGCCCATCATGCTGCTGTTTGGCGATGATGAGTTCAAAACCTCCGACCTGATCGGCAGTCAGTCGGGCTATACCCGCAAAAAGGTGGTGGATAACTACATCCACAGCGTCATGAAGGTGGAGGACGAACTGCGCCACAACTGGATTGACTCGCGCCTGACCCTGGCCTGCCGGGAGGGCTTCACTCTGGTCTACGACGAATTTAACCGTTCGCGCCCAGAGGTGAACAACGTCCTGCTGTCGGCCCTGGAGGAAAAGCTGCTGGTGCTGCCCCCCACCCAAAACCGCTCGGAATATATCCGGGTGAGCCCCCATTTTCGGGCCATTTTCACCTCCAACCCAGAGGAATACTGCGGCGTCCACGGCACCCAGGATGCCCTCCAGGATCGGCTGATTACCATCAACATGCCAGAGCCCGACGAACTGGCCCAGCAGCAAATTTTGACCCAAAAGGTGGGCCTCGACCCCATCGCGGCGACGCAAATTGTGCGTATCGTCAGGATGTTCCAGGCCGATGCCGCCCCGGATATGGTCTCCAGCCTGCGGCCCAGCTTGATGATCGCCACCATCTGCAACGATCACGGCATCATCCCCCTGGCGGAAAATCCCGACTTTCGGGATGTGTGCAGCGATATTCTGCTGACCCGCTCCAAGCACCCCCTCCCCGAAGCTACCCGCCGCCTGTGGGAATTATTCAACCAGTTTGTGGCCTCCCAAGTGGGCGTAGCGGAACAGTTGCAGGGTGGTCAGGCCCAGCGAATCGTCCGCCTCCACGGCGAAGACGACAGCGAGGATGTGCCTCCCGTCGATAATGCCGCCATCGAGGAGCCCCCTGTTCTTGAGGAGCCCCCTGTTGAAGACCCCGTTCTAGAAACGCCTGTCCTAGAAGAGACTCCTGTCGAAGAACCCGTTCTAGAAGAACCTGCCGTGGAAGAGGCTATCCTGGAAGAGCCTGTTCTGGAAGAGCCCATCCAAGAAGCACTGACCCAAGACGAACCTGTTTTGGAGGAGCCTGTCCTAGAAGCGCCTGTTCTAGAAGAACCCGTTCTAGAAACAGCGGCACCCGTCCTAGAGGAAGCGGTTATCGAACCTGAACCCGCAACGGAAGAAGTAGTGGCGGTTGAGGCCGTTGCCCCTCCCCTCGAAGCCGTTCAGGAAATCCCTGCTTTTGAGGAAACGGTGGCTGGATCGGCTGTCCTTGAAGAACCTGCCCCTGAAGAATTGGCGGCTGAAGAACTGGCGGTTGAAGAACCTGCGGCTGAAACCTCTGATCTGACGGAACCCGTGGGTATGGAAATCCCGATCACGGAAGTCGCTCTAGAGGAACCCGCACTAGAGGAGGCCGTCCTAGAGGAAACCACCCTAGAGGAAGATGAGCCTATCGCCGCAGAAGCCACCTTAGAGGACGCGGTGATTGAAGAATTGGCTGTTTTCGAGTCGTCGATTCTCCAGGAAGAAGTGTTTTGGGATGAGTCTTCCCAGGAAGCGGTCTTTTTAGAGGACGAACCGTTCCTAGAGGAAGCCAGCCAAGAGCAGCCTGTTTTTGAAGAGCAGCCTTTCCCGGAGGATGAACCCCAAGAAAATCTGACCTTCACCGAAGCCGCGTTTCTAGAGGAACCCGCCCCCGCCGACGCGGATTTGATTCCACAAAGCCTTGACGAAGGAATGGGTGAGACCATCGCCGCCGATGACGCCTCTGCGTCCTTCGCTACCGGGGAGACCGTGGTTGATACGATTTCTTTAGCCACCCAAGAAACCTTCGTTGCGGCTCCTGTCGTCACCGTCGCGGCGGCTGAACCCGAAGCCTTTGCTCCGGTGATGGTGGATAGTCCGGCGAATGGGAACGGGTTGGCCAATGGGAATGGTGCGGCAACGCAACCCTCACCCCCAACCGAGAGCCCGATTGAAGAGCGGATTTTCAACTTTTTGGATACTGTAGGGTCAGCCTCCTTTTCTCGCATTGAAACCGACCTGGGCCTAACCCGGTTCCAGGTGGTGAATGCCCTCAAGTCCTTGCTGGATCAAGGGCTAATTGAGAAAGGGGCAGATGGTCAACGGCCATCGGTCTACCAAATTCGCGCTGAATATCAGGAACTTCTGTGA